From the genome of Homalodisca vitripennis isolate AUS2020 chromosome 8, UT_GWSS_2.1, whole genome shotgun sequence, one region includes:
- the LOC124367757 gene encoding lysophospholipase D GDPD1-like isoform X2, producing the protein MFYISMKILLGFFCGYVITSLVLFKKPTLLHKKKKQHFVCRHISHRGGAGEAYENTVVAFRRAVALGTDMLELDCHLTRDNQVVVSHDHSLLRATGVNKKIADLDYKDLPPLQQTIPIDFDPGEPYKGSGNEEERRIPLLSDVFREFPKIPINIDIKVNDSRLIEEVDSLVRRYDREHLTVWGNFSNKVTTKCYAQNPNIGLLFSMRRVVSLLLLFYTGLLPFVPIKESFLEIFLPSIFLRRLEKEPNSDGLLPFPSILLRLMDTLLIRRALFNHLHERGIQVYIWVLNHDEEYERAFQLGATGVMTDYPSRLRDFLDNNPQYLVNDNTCDENELLVKKHL; encoded by the exons atgttttatatttcaatgaaaattttattagGATTTTTCTGTGGATATGTTATTACTTCCTTGGTTTTGTTCAAGAAGCCCACCTTGTTACACaagaaaaagaaacaacatttTGTTTGCAGACACATCAGTCATAGAGGAG GTGCTGGGGAGGCATATGAGAACACAGTAGTAGCTTTCCGCCG GGCGGTAGCTCTTGGAACTGACATGTTAGAGTTGGACTGTCACCTGACTAGAGATAATCAGGTGGTCGTCTCCCATGATCACAGTCTACTGCGAGCCACCGGCGTCAACAAGAAGATCGCTGATTTGGACTACAAGGACTTGCCTCCTCTGCAGCAGACCATTCCGATAGACTTTGACCCAG GAGAACCCTACAAAGGTTCCGGGAATGAAGAGGAGCGTAGGATACCACTGCTCAGCGATGTGTTTCGGGAATTCCCCAAGATTCCGATCAACATTGATATCAAAGTGAATGACAGCCGGTTGATAGAGGAGGTGGATTCTCTAGTGAGGCGTTACGACAGGGAGCACCTCACTGTGTGGGGCAACTTCAGCAATAAAGTCACCACCAAGTGTTACGCACAG AACCCCAACATTGGGTTGTTGTTCTCGATGCGACGGGTGGTCTCTTTGCTGCTACTGTTCTACACAGGGTTGCTGCCCTTTGTACCCATCAAGGAGTCCTTCCTTGAGATCTTCTTGCCTTCCATATTCCTTCG CCGTCTGGAGAAAGAGCCTAATTCAGATGGGCTGCTACCATTCCCCTCAATCCTTCTGCGCCTCATGGACACCCTCCTCATCAGGAGAGCACTGTTCAACCACCTCCATGAGCGAGGCATTCAG GTCTACATCTGGGTTCTCAACCATGATGAGGAATATGAGAGAGCATTCCAGCTGGGTGCCACTGGAGTGATGACAGACTACCCCTCCAGACTCCGCGATTTCCTGGACAACAATCCCCAGTATCTGGTCAATG
- the LOC124367757 gene encoding lysophospholipase D GDPD1-like isoform X1: MFYISMKILLGFFCGYVITSLVLFKKPTLLHKKKKQHFVCRHISHRGGAGEAYENTVVAFRRAVALGTDMLELDCHLTRDNQVVVSHDHSLLRATGVNKKIADLDYKDLPPLQQTIPIDFDPGEPYKGSGNEEERRIPLLSDVFREFPKIPINIDIKVNDSRLIEEVDSLVRRYDREHLTVWGNFSNKVTTKCYAQNPNIGLLFSMRRVVSLLLLFYTGLLPFVPIKESFLEIFLPSIFLRMNLDVMNIYHFRLEKEPNSDGLLPFPSILLRLMDTLLIRRALFNHLHERGIQVYIWVLNHDEEYERAFQLGATGVMTDYPSRLRDFLDNNPQYLVNDNTCDENELLVKKHL, from the exons atgttttatatttcaatgaaaattttattagGATTTTTCTGTGGATATGTTATTACTTCCTTGGTTTTGTTCAAGAAGCCCACCTTGTTACACaagaaaaagaaacaacatttTGTTTGCAGACACATCAGTCATAGAGGAG GTGCTGGGGAGGCATATGAGAACACAGTAGTAGCTTTCCGCCG GGCGGTAGCTCTTGGAACTGACATGTTAGAGTTGGACTGTCACCTGACTAGAGATAATCAGGTGGTCGTCTCCCATGATCACAGTCTACTGCGAGCCACCGGCGTCAACAAGAAGATCGCTGATTTGGACTACAAGGACTTGCCTCCTCTGCAGCAGACCATTCCGATAGACTTTGACCCAG GAGAACCCTACAAAGGTTCCGGGAATGAAGAGGAGCGTAGGATACCACTGCTCAGCGATGTGTTTCGGGAATTCCCCAAGATTCCGATCAACATTGATATCAAAGTGAATGACAGCCGGTTGATAGAGGAGGTGGATTCTCTAGTGAGGCGTTACGACAGGGAGCACCTCACTGTGTGGGGCAACTTCAGCAATAAAGTCACCACCAAGTGTTACGCACAG AACCCCAACATTGGGTTGTTGTTCTCGATGCGACGGGTGGTCTCTTTGCTGCTACTGTTCTACACAGGGTTGCTGCCCTTTGTACCCATCAAGGAGTCCTTCCTTGAGATCTTCTTGCCTTCCATATTCCTTCG gATGAATTTAGACGTCATGAATATTTATCAttt CCGTCTGGAGAAAGAGCCTAATTCAGATGGGCTGCTACCATTCCCCTCAATCCTTCTGCGCCTCATGGACACCCTCCTCATCAGGAGAGCACTGTTCAACCACCTCCATGAGCGAGGCATTCAG GTCTACATCTGGGTTCTCAACCATGATGAGGAATATGAGAGAGCATTCCAGCTGGGTGCCACTGGAGTGATGACAGACTACCCCTCCAGACTCCGCGATTTCCTGGACAACAATCCCCAGTATCTGGTCAATG